One Cohnella candidum genomic region harbors:
- a CDS encoding M23 family metallopeptidase: MNNEGNKTTRKIDESTKSIAGSVSARPSGWKKLLSKRWVFPAAYMAAAAIIVTILWLNAGGQGKETDQSVPGQASADVGVKEDGSSPAAAPAAANGETLRWPVDKMASFKTAMSFYDASASDEERQAAMVEHDNTFTPHTAIDLARTDAKEFDVLAALSGKVTVAEQTPANGYEVHIQHGNGLETVYQSLKDVKVEVGQEVEQGDVIAKAGQSTLEADEGVHVHFEVLSNGLSVNPNSLIKAENK, encoded by the coding sequence ATGAATAACGAAGGCAACAAAACGACTCGCAAGATCGACGAATCTACCAAGTCGATCGCAGGATCGGTGTCGGCCAGACCTTCCGGATGGAAGAAGCTGCTCTCCAAACGCTGGGTATTCCCGGCAGCTTACATGGCCGCGGCGGCAATTATCGTAACGATCCTCTGGCTAAACGCAGGAGGCCAGGGGAAAGAGACGGACCAGTCGGTTCCGGGGCAAGCCAGCGCAGACGTTGGCGTCAAGGAAGACGGCTCGAGTCCGGCAGCGGCTCCGGCCGCGGCAAACGGGGAAACGCTCCGTTGGCCGGTGGACAAAATGGCGTCGTTCAAAACGGCCATGTCCTTCTATGATGCCTCGGCATCGGATGAGGAACGGCAAGCCGCCATGGTGGAGCACGACAACACGTTCACTCCGCACACGGCCATCGACCTGGCGCGCACCGACGCTAAGGAATTCGACGTACTGGCCGCTCTCAGCGGCAAAGTAACGGTAGCCGAGCAAACGCCGGCGAACGGTTACGAAGTGCACATCCAGCACGGCAACGGACTTGAAACCGTCTACCAAAGCTTGAAAGACGTGAAAGTCGAAGTCGGTCAAGAAGTCGAACAAGGCGACGTCATCGCCAAAGCCGGCCAAAGCACGCTGGAAGCCGACGAAGGCGTCCATGTCCACTTCGAAGTATTGAGCAACGGTCTGTCGGTGAACCCGAACAGCTTGATCAAAGCCGAGAATAAGTAA
- the spoIID gene encoding stage II sporulation protein D: MKSLNRLEWTAFAGGMVIALALWLVLHHRDAGQQEAQSTLVQVSEIQWDNETDKRSTQSNSTNADSPNQPTTRNPSNTKPYNASANQPEPIIRVYLSEQRRIEKVPLETYVRGVVAGEMPADFEPAALEAQALAARTYMVRRLKLHDTSGVPVDGADVTDTQVNQVYRSLADMDNLRKQDGQAYTKIDDAVNNTKGKVIAYQGEPIQALYFSASNGYTENSEDVFPGVVPYLRSVISPWDRVGAPRSEETVQIPLDQFYEKLGIDSLPAGGATNGKPNIVVTEWSTGHRIKSITIAGQTFTGQELREKLGLRSTSFSWTTNNDEITFTTYGNGHGVGMSQWGAEGMAREGRTAEEIVEYYYSGTKLMEVSNLMGLSGKSS; this comes from the coding sequence ATGAAATCGCTCAACAGGTTGGAGTGGACGGCATTCGCGGGAGGCATGGTTATCGCGCTGGCCCTATGGCTCGTTCTTCACCATAGGGACGCCGGCCAACAAGAAGCCCAATCCACCCTCGTACAAGTTTCCGAAATCCAATGGGATAACGAAACGGACAAGCGGTCAACGCAGAGCAACTCGACAAACGCTGACTCCCCCAATCAGCCGACTACCCGCAACCCATCCAACACTAAGCCTTACAACGCCAGTGCCAACCAACCGGAGCCGATCATCCGAGTCTACCTCTCGGAACAGCGCCGAATCGAGAAGGTGCCGCTCGAAACCTACGTCCGCGGCGTCGTCGCGGGCGAGATGCCCGCGGACTTCGAGCCGGCGGCGCTCGAAGCGCAAGCGCTCGCCGCCCGCACTTACATGGTCAGGCGCCTCAAGCTGCACGATACAAGCGGAGTCCCCGTGGATGGCGCCGACGTAACGGACACCCAAGTCAACCAAGTCTACCGATCTCTCGCCGACATGGACAACCTCCGCAAGCAGGACGGACAAGCCTACACCAAAATCGACGACGCTGTTAACAACACGAAAGGCAAAGTCATCGCCTATCAAGGAGAACCGATCCAAGCCCTGTACTTCTCCGCGAGCAACGGCTACACCGAGAACTCGGAAGACGTATTCCCCGGCGTCGTTCCCTACTTGCGGTCCGTCATCAGCCCGTGGGATCGAGTGGGCGCGCCCCGTTCGGAGGAAACCGTTCAGATTCCGCTCGATCAGTTTTACGAGAAGCTCGGCATCGACTCGCTGCCAGCTGGAGGCGCAACCAACGGCAAGCCCAATATCGTCGTCACCGAGTGGTCAACGGGACACCGAATCAAGTCCATAACCATTGCCGGACAAACCTTCACAGGGCAGGAATTGCGCGAGAAACTGGGGCTCCGTTCGACCTCATTTTCATGGACTACAAACAACGACGAAATCACCTTCACCACCTACGGTAACGGGCACGGCGTCGGCATGAGCCAGTGGGGGGCGGAAGGGATGGCGCGCGAGGGGCGTACGGCAGAAGAAATCGTGGAATACTATTACTCGGGAACGAAACTGATGGAAGTTTCGAATCTAATGGGCCTATCCGGAAAATCCTCGTGA
- a CDS encoding HTH domain-containing protein — MVVKLQKDEIFESAYQRWLEEHIRNATGERKRRLMQGLGHSEKLFIVRVWWPAFGNLDHLHPEFEVHDFKDGSRFLDFAYIKDGLMLCIEIDAFGTHHSKLSRWQFDDNLDRQNDLVLDDWKVLRFSTDQVTDNPRHCQQKIRLALGKWGAVKSAAPLENPIDHAIIKLMETRGTALSPTEIARELHWSNRTIAKHLKALSEEKIVLPGKPGLKRISRYMLNRGAKR; from the coding sequence ATGGTCGTAAAACTGCAGAAGGACGAGATTTTCGAATCCGCCTATCAACGCTGGCTGGAGGAACATATCCGTAATGCTACAGGAGAACGCAAACGGAGGTTGATGCAGGGTCTCGGACATTCCGAGAAGCTGTTTATTGTTAGGGTGTGGTGGCCGGCGTTCGGGAATCTGGACCATTTGCATCCCGAATTCGAAGTGCACGACTTCAAGGACGGCAGCCGGTTTTTGGATTTCGCTTATATCAAAGACGGCTTGATGCTCTGCATCGAGATTGATGCATTCGGAACGCACCACAGTAAACTTAGCCGCTGGCAATTCGACGACAACCTCGACCGCCAAAACGACCTGGTCCTCGACGACTGGAAAGTCCTCCGTTTCTCCACCGACCAAGTCACCGATAACCCCCGCCACTGCCAGCAGAAAATCCGCCTCGCCCTCGGTAAGTGGGGAGCAGTGAAGTCGGCGGCACCGCTCGAAAATCCGATCGACCACGCCATCATCAAACTAATGGAGACCCGCGGCACCGCCCTCTCACCGACGGAGATCGCTCGCGAATTGCATTGGAGTAACAGAACGATAGCGAAACACCTTAAAGCACTATCGGAAGAAAAAATCGTGTTGCCCGGAAAGCCCGGTTTGAAACGGATCTCTCGTTATATGCTGAACCGGGGCGCAAAGAGATGA
- the murA gene encoding UDP-N-acetylglucosamine 1-carboxyvinyltransferase has protein sequence MSKIIVRGGRPLQGAVRVHGAKNSVLPILAATLLAEEGSCVIHDVPALDDVNNILQVLEHLGVRANQAGGSVHLNADSLSSFEAPYELVRKMRASFLVMGPLLARLGKVRISLPGGCAIGTRPIDQHLKGFEAMGAEIGFGQGSIEASVNGKLRGAKIYLDIASVGATENIMMAAATADGTTVIENAAKEPEIVDLANLLNAMGAKVRGAGTGMIRIEGVERLRGVEHAVIPDRVEAGTYMIAAAITGGDVYVEGAIRDHLGPVVAKMEEMGVIVDCDENGIRVRAQHPLRAVDVKTLPYPGFPTDMQAQMMALLLKAEGTSIVTETVFENRFMHVEELAKMGAEVKVDGRTAIISGNTRLTGASVCATDLRAGAALICAALAADGVTEVSGLHHIDRGYMDIVGKLSALGADILRAPSPEELLAETERAQMPPAVTLKREDRSASEVGVLHIQPTLA, from the coding sequence ATGAGCAAAATCATCGTCCGCGGAGGCCGTCCATTACAGGGGGCTGTCCGTGTTCACGGCGCTAAAAATTCCGTCCTTCCGATCCTCGCCGCCACGCTGTTGGCGGAAGAAGGATCCTGCGTCATTCACGACGTGCCCGCCCTGGATGATGTCAACAACATACTGCAGGTCCTTGAACATTTGGGGGTCCGCGCGAACCAAGCCGGAGGAAGCGTTCACTTGAACGCGGACTCGCTCTCTTCGTTCGAAGCGCCTTACGAGCTGGTTCGGAAAATGAGGGCATCCTTCCTGGTGATGGGACCGTTGCTGGCACGTCTGGGCAAGGTTCGGATTTCTTTGCCGGGAGGCTGCGCGATCGGCACGCGTCCGATCGACCAGCATCTCAAAGGATTCGAAGCGATGGGAGCCGAAATCGGTTTCGGCCAGGGCTCTATTGAAGCAAGCGTCAACGGCAAACTGCGCGGCGCGAAAATCTATCTGGATATCGCGAGCGTCGGCGCCACGGAAAATATCATGATGGCTGCCGCTACGGCCGATGGCACGACCGTGATCGAAAACGCGGCTAAAGAACCCGAAATCGTGGATTTGGCCAATTTACTTAACGCCATGGGCGCCAAAGTCCGCGGAGCCGGCACCGGCATGATCCGCATCGAAGGCGTGGAACGTCTTCGCGGCGTCGAACACGCGGTTATTCCGGACCGGGTGGAAGCGGGTACTTACATGATCGCAGCCGCCATTACGGGCGGGGATGTATATGTGGAAGGCGCGATCCGCGACCATCTGGGTCCGGTCGTGGCCAAAATGGAAGAAATGGGCGTCATCGTCGACTGCGACGAAAACGGCATCCGAGTCCGGGCGCAGCATCCGCTTCGCGCAGTGGACGTAAAGACGCTGCCTTATCCGGGTTTCCCGACCGACATGCAAGCCCAGATGATGGCACTGTTGCTGAAAGCCGAAGGCACCAGCATCGTGACCGAGACGGTGTTCGAGAACCGCTTCATGCACGTCGAAGAGCTGGCTAAAATGGGCGCGGAAGTGAAGGTCGACGGACGTACGGCGATCATCTCCGGCAACACGCGCCTCACGGGCGCAAGCGTCTGCGCGACGGATCTTCGCGCCGGTGCCGCCTTGATCTGCGCCGCTCTGGCTGCAGACGGCGTAACCGAAGTGAGCGGCCTGCACCATATCGACCGCGGTTACATGGACATCGTCGGCAAGCTGTCCGCGCTGGGCGCCGATATCCTTCGCGCTCCGTCGCCGGAGGAACTGCTGGCCGAGACCGAACGCGCGCAAATGCCGCCTGCCGTTACCTTGAAGAGGGAAGACCGCAGCGCGTCGGAAGTCGGCGTCCTGCACATTCAGCCGACGCTGGCCTAA
- a CDS encoding DUF1146 family protein, whose product MNDTGGFSSVAWDGMFSIFVTLGCVALAWVLLQEVRFDKILRHPLSPRARLLQLAAAIALGHLLSGFVLNYWHWAGYVKWLFRS is encoded by the coding sequence ATGAACGATACAGGAGGGTTCAGCTCCGTTGCCTGGGACGGAATGTTTTCGATCTTCGTCACGCTGGGCTGCGTGGCGCTCGCTTGGGTCTTGCTGCAGGAAGTTCGGTTCGATAAAATTCTCCGTCACCCGCTTAGTCCCCGCGCCCGGTTGCTGCAACTTGCGGCAGCGATTGCGCTTGGCCACTTGCTGTCGGGATTCGTGCTGAATTATTGGCATTGGGCCGGCTATGTCAAGTGGTTGTTCCGCTCCTGA